In Candidatus Methanosphaera massiliense, the following are encoded in one genomic region:
- the hpt gene encoding hypoxanthine/guanine phosphoribosyltransferase, which yields MLDELKKSLIECPVVKKGNYYYFVHPISDGVPLVEPELLEDIMDYIINNYNLDLVDKIVGIESMGIPLATALSLKTGIPFVVVRKRSYGLEGEKQVHQETGYSESELFINGINKEDNVLLIDDVVSTGGTLISVIKAFDEIGANLVHIIVPIEKDDGRMIVEEETGYTLDTLVKIKMVDGKVTIVED from the coding sequence ATGTTAGATGAATTAAAAAAATCATTAATTGAGTGTCCTGTAGTTAAAAAAGGGAACTATTATTATTTTGTACATCCTATTAGTGATGGAGTACCACTAGTAGAACCAGAATTGTTAGAAGATATTATGGATTATATTATTAATAATTATAATCTTGACCTTGTTGATAAAATAGTAGGTATTGAATCAATGGGTATACCCTTAGCAACAGCATTATCATTAAAGACTGGAATTCCATTTGTAGTAGTACGTAAAAGATCTTATGGATTAGAAGGAGAAAAACAAGTACATCAGGAAACAGGTTACAGTGAAAGTGAATTATTCATTAATGGTATAAATAAAGAAGATAATGTGTTACTTATAGATGATGTTGTAAGTACTGGTGGAACATTAATCAGTGTTATTAAAGCATTTGATGAAATCGGAGCTAATCTTGTTCATATAATAGTACCAATAGAGAAGGATGACGGACGAATGATTGTTGAGGAAGAAACCGGTTATACTCTTGATACACTTGTTAAAATTAAAATGGTTGATGGAAAAGTTACAATTGTTGAGGATTAG
- a CDS encoding signal recognition particle protein Srp54 has protein sequence MLEGLSESLTKTMKKLAGMSVIDKKTLKEVTKEIQRALIQADVNVKVVFALTKKIEKRALDEELPKGLSPKEHVIRIVYQELVNLIGEKPEELKITKKPYKIMMLGLQGSGKTTTTAKLAKHLKKKGYTSAIVCTDTWRPAAYEQLKQLTEPLGVPVYGDPENKDAVDLAKKGLEKFQSKYDVLLIDTAGRHKEEQDLLDEMTELSKVVEPDEVILVIDGTIGQQARKQAEAFKQTTTIGSIIISKLDGSAKGGGALSAVAEIKAPIKFIGTGENVDDFEAFDPERFISRLLGMGDLDTLIEKAAEVTSEQSDKEMIDSIMSGKFTLKDMENQLEMMNKMGPIQQIMKLIPGLGSQLPANASQVTEDKLNMYKVLMNSMTEYELENPEVIKKSRVNRISRGAGLTNEDVKDLLKYYNVTKKALKGMGKRNMSGPMGKLLRRMPR, from the coding sequence ATGCTAGAAGGATTAAGTGAAAGTCTAACAAAGACCATGAAGAAACTGGCAGGAATGTCAGTGATTGACAAAAAAACATTAAAAGAAGTTACAAAAGAAATTCAACGTGCACTCATACAAGCTGATGTAAACGTAAAAGTAGTATTTGCTCTTACAAAAAAAATAGAGAAACGAGCATTAGATGAAGAGTTACCAAAGGGATTAAGTCCAAAAGAACATGTAATTCGTATTGTATACCAGGAATTAGTAAACCTAATTGGAGAAAAACCAGAAGAACTCAAAATTACTAAAAAACCATATAAAATAATGATGCTTGGTTTACAGGGTAGTGGTAAAACCACAACTACTGCAAAATTAGCAAAACACTTGAAAAAGAAAGGCTATACATCAGCAATAGTATGTACTGATACATGGAGACCAGCAGCATACGAACAGTTAAAACAATTAACAGAACCCTTAGGTGTACCAGTATACGGAGACCCAGAAAACAAGGATGCAGTGGATCTTGCAAAAAAAGGACTGGAAAAATTCCAATCAAAATATGATGTACTTCTAATAGATACAGCAGGACGACATAAAGAAGAACAAGATTTACTGGATGAAATGACCGAACTAAGTAAAGTAGTAGAACCAGACGAAGTAATATTAGTAATAGATGGTACTATAGGTCAGCAAGCACGTAAACAAGCAGAAGCATTCAAACAAACCACTACTATTGGTTCAATAATAATAAGTAAACTTGACGGATCAGCAAAAGGTGGAGGTGCACTCTCAGCTGTAGCAGAAATTAAAGCTCCAATAAAATTCATTGGTACTGGTGAAAATGTAGATGACTTTGAAGCATTCGACCCTGAAAGATTCATCTCAAGATTACTTGGAATGGGTGACCTTGATACATTAATAGAAAAAGCAGCAGAGGTAACTTCAGAACAATCCGATAAAGAAATGATTGATTCCATAATGAGTGGTAAATTCACATTAAAAGATATGGAAAATCAGCTTGAAATGATGAATAAAATGGGACCAATTCAACAGATAATGAAGTTAATACCAGGACTTGGAAGCCAATTACCAGCAAATGCATCCCAGGTTACAGAAGACAAACTTAACATGTACAAGGTATTAATGAACTCTATGACAGAATACGAATTAGAAAATCCTGAAGTAATTAAAAAATCAAGAGTAAATCGTATAAGTAGAGGTGCAGGTCTTACAAATGAAGATGTAAAAGACTTACTTAAATATTACAATGTAACTAAAAAAGCATTAAAAGGAATGGGAAAACGTAATATGAGCGGACCAATGGGTAAATTATTAAGACGTATGCCAAGATAG
- a CDS encoding NUDIX hydrolase, which yields MSKHRNPALTVDIIIIDNDNTVLIKRLNDPYKDHWALPGGFVEYGEKVEHAAVREAKEETGLEVELDKLVGVYSDPDRDPRGHTVTVVFTAHIIDGTLQSDSDAKDAKYIKITELKNEKLAFDHEEIITDAGLIKDTQ from the coding sequence ATGTCAAAACATAGAAATCCTGCATTAACTGTAGATATTATTATAATCGATAATGATAATACAGTTCTTATCAAGCGATTAAATGACCCATATAAGGATCATTGGGCTTTACCTGGTGGTTTTGTGGAATATGGGGAGAAAGTTGAACATGCAGCAGTACGAGAAGCAAAAGAAGAAACAGGATTAGAGGTAGAATTAGATAAATTAGTAGGAGTTTACTCTGATCCGGACCGTGATCCTAGAGGACATACTGTGACAGTAGTATTCACTGCACATATAATAGATGGAACACTACAATCAGATTCTGATGCAAAAGATGCAAAATATATAAAAATTACAGAATTAAAAAATGAAAAATTAGCATTTGATCATGAAGAAATAATAACTGACGCAGGACTAATTAAGGACACGCAATAA
- a CDS encoding DNA-directed RNA polymerase subunit L, with product MKVIEEQPEKLVLEITGETHTICNILRKRLMSQDEVKAAAYDITHPLIGQPEFEVHSPNPRESIVTASEEIKKEAQDFKQVVEDNFQ from the coding sequence ATGAAAGTAATAGAAGAACAACCAGAAAAATTAGTATTAGAAATAACAGGGGAAACACATACGATATGTAACATCCTAAGAAAAAGATTAATGTCACAGGATGAAGTAAAAGCAGCAGCATATGATATAACACACCCTCTTATAGGACAACCGGAGTTTGAAGTACATAGTCCAAATCCTAGAGAATCAATAGTTACAGCATCTGAGGAAATTAAGAAAGAAGCACAAGATTTTAAACAAGTAGTTGAAGATAATTTCCAGTAA
- the pcn gene encoding proliferating cell nuclear antigen (pcna), whose product MFKLVLSNPGIFKTSFDAISSIVDEVQIEVDSDGLRLNAIDRSHITYVHLELKESLFDIFECDKPIKLNLDTEELMKVLKRSKSDDVMELTVDAGSLILTFEGAVKKTFKVKLIDLEYDTPTPPEIEYPVTISVPISTLKETIQDIEIVADRVSFTIDEDNLTLEAVGDFADAKVEYLHGEKVTETVKAIFAIENIKEMLKAEKFADNTYISLGNDMPLTLTLELLNDEGKLTFLLAPRIEEE is encoded by the coding sequence GTGTTTAAACTAGTATTAAGTAATCCTGGTATTTTTAAAACCAGTTTCGATGCTATATCATCAATAGTTGACGAAGTACAAATAGAAGTAGATTCAGATGGACTTAGATTAAATGCAATTGATAGAAGTCACATAACATACGTACACCTAGAATTAAAAGAAAGCTTATTTGACATATTTGAATGTGACAAACCAATTAAACTAAATCTTGATACAGAAGAATTAATGAAAGTACTAAAAAGATCAAAATCTGATGATGTAATGGAATTAACTGTAGATGCAGGAAGTCTCATATTAACATTTGAAGGAGCAGTTAAAAAGACATTCAAAGTAAAACTCATAGATTTAGAATATGATACTCCAACACCACCAGAAATTGAATACCCTGTAACAATAAGTGTACCTATAAGCACACTAAAAGAAACAATACAAGATATAGAAATAGTAGCAGACAGGGTATCATTCACAATAGATGAAGATAATCTTACATTAGAAGCAGTAGGAGACTTCGCTGATGCAAAAGTAGAATACCTCCACGGTGAAAAAGTAACAGAAACAGTAAAAGCTATATTTGCAATAGAAAATATTAAAGAAATGTTAAAAGCAGAAAAATTTGCAGATAACACCTATATATCATTAGGAAATGACATGCCATTAACATTAACATTAGAACTATTAAATGATGAGGGTAAATTAACATTCTTATTAGCACCAAGAATAGAAGAAGAATAA
- a CDS encoding exosome complex RNA-binding protein Csl4, with protein sequence MNHKENDIVLPGETLCTYEEYIPAEWTYIDDGIIKSAIHGIVKIDEINKTISVQAPNTPRRIKLGDIVVGHITEVKPHKALVTIKKIVDNNRGIVAGYKGYIHISRVTNDYVSSMHDLFKIGDIIEAKVINILGSEYVELTTAEIELGVIKAMCINCRKFMKLTEGNKLSCECGVIDTRKISSRYGGY encoded by the coding sequence ATGAATCATAAAGAAAATGACATAGTATTACCTGGTGAAACATTATGCACCTACGAGGAGTATATTCCAGCTGAATGGACATACATCGATGATGGAATTATAAAATCAGCTATACATGGAATAGTAAAAATAGATGAAATTAACAAGACAATATCTGTACAAGCACCAAACACTCCAAGGCGTATAAAACTAGGAGACATTGTAGTAGGACATATAACAGAAGTTAAACCACATAAGGCACTAGTAACAATTAAAAAAATAGTTGATAATAACCGTGGAATAGTGGCTGGATATAAAGGATATATTCATATATCCAGGGTAACTAATGATTATGTTTCATCAATGCATGATTTATTTAAGATAGGTGACATAATAGAAGCAAAAGTAATAAATATCCTAGGATCAGAATATGTAGAGTTAACAACAGCCGAAATAGAACTAGGAGTAATAAAAGCAATGTGTATTAACTGTCGTAAATTCATGAAGTTAACAGAAGGTAATAAATTATCATGTGAATGCGGAGTAATAGACACAAGAAAAATATCAAGCAGATATGGAGGATATTAA
- the dph2 gene encoding diphthamide biosynthesis enzyme Dph2 — translation MSTIDYDYKIDTIKDKIQELNAKNVILQFPEGLKTDAIMVAEEINSVVNDVNIIIDADPCFGACDLADNKVNGHIDLVVHFAHTALPIKTECPVLYIEAHSSADINAPILDAINKLDDDVKTIGLVTTTQHIHKLDDMIEIFKSNGYTVVLDNGIGTSTGQVLGCNFTSIKNLNVDVIVYVGSGDFHALGVKLFTKKPVILADPFTGQARDIDKFYDKILRIRFARITKAKSAKSYGIIISSKKGQLRFELALKLRDLLEEHGLKAQILNMDYIAPDRLLPFNLDAFVMTACPRIAIDDSAMYKKPVITPQELEIVLGLRDWEDYMMDEIIIHDEQTD, via the coding sequence ATGTCAACAATAGATTATGATTATAAAATTGATACAATAAAGGATAAGATTCAGGAATTAAATGCAAAAAATGTTATTCTACAATTCCCGGAGGGTCTTAAAACTGATGCCATAATGGTTGCAGAAGAGATAAATAGTGTTGTAAATGATGTGAATATTATTATTGATGCAGATCCTTGTTTTGGTGCATGTGATTTAGCAGATAATAAGGTTAATGGCCATATTGATCTTGTAGTTCACTTTGCACATACGGCTCTTCCTATAAAAACTGAATGTCCTGTATTATATATTGAAGCTCATTCTAGTGCTGATATAAATGCTCCTATACTTGATGCTATCAATAAACTTGATGATGATGTAAAGACTATTGGACTAGTAACAACAACACAGCATATACATAAATTAGACGATATGATTGAAATATTCAAGTCTAATGGATATACTGTAGTTCTTGACAATGGAATAGGTACATCTACAGGACAAGTATTAGGATGTAACTTCACATCAATCAAAAACTTAAATGTTGATGTGATAGTTTATGTCGGTAGTGGTGACTTCCATGCATTAGGAGTAAAATTGTTCACAAAAAAACCAGTAATCTTAGCTGACCCATTCACAGGCCAAGCACGTGATATTGATAAATTCTATGATAAAATACTCAGAATAAGATTTGCAAGAATAACAAAGGCAAAATCAGCAAAATCATATGGAATAATAATATCCTCAAAAAAAGGACAATTAAGATTTGAATTAGCTTTAAAACTAAGAGATTTACTAGAAGAACATGGATTAAAAGCACAGATACTTAACATGGATTACATAGCACCAGATAGATTACTACCGTTTAATCTAGATGCATTTGTAATGACAGCCTGCCCAAGAATAGCTATTGATGATAGTGCAATGTATAAAAAACCAGTTATTACTCCTCAGGAATTAGAAATTGTTCTAGGATTAAGAGATTGGGAAGACTATATGATGGATGAAATTATAATCCATGATGAGCAGACAGACTAA
- a CDS encoding transcription factor S, whose amino-acid sequence MEFCPNCGKVLFPKDGKFSCDACGYEKNVTEESKKQYEVSEKVDKEDTVIVTNDNVKTLPTIKVICPKCNNKLAFWWLQQTRSADESETRFFRCTECDYTWREYD is encoded by the coding sequence ATGGAATTTTGTCCAAATTGTGGAAAAGTACTATTTCCAAAAGACGGTAAATTCTCATGTGACGCTTGTGGATATGAGAAAAACGTAACTGAAGAATCAAAAAAACAATATGAAGTATCTGAAAAAGTTGATAAAGAAGATACAGTAATAGTCACTAATGATAATGTAAAAACTTTACCTACAATAAAAGTAATATGTCCAAAATGTAATAATAAACTTGCATTCTGGTGGTTACAACAAACAAGAAGTGCAGATGAATCAGAAACAAGATTTTTCAGATGCACAGAATGTGATTATACTTGGAGAGAATATGATTAG
- a CDS encoding glycosyltransferase family protein: MSYENVKDELDSIKLEEAKQIIIENNLFDEEYYKRNYPEIAEQTDNLLEYYLLVGYKQSTNPSKFFDNDKYLNTHKGLLENEINPLVYHVLYDKTLQNKTIVSKSKKLSENIKSINELNRQLTQESFDINRKIKLINEKNKILTENLVNKERTGIIYEDAIDNKLHKTKDELTDDDIKTALKVIKNNDLFDEEYYNNKYPWVAEQTSNLLEHYLKEGYKKGMNPSESFDNDYYLSYPDVKKSNMNPLIYYALYDIYKGRRTTNKMTSEDIESAVRLINENDLFDEKYYYKQYPQLQKTSLDPLGHYLKEGYKLNLNPTKTFNTYYYKQKYLKNEDINPLIHYANIGMKNNYNTHREYSDEDMEDCINTIYNSNTFDDEYYMQQNRDIKGSTKELIKHYVTIGADEGKNPNEHFDTRYYTSEYPESLCDINPYYNYLTVGKQEGRSPIITKEIIEQEDKIKEKYEHMAEVIEQSDLFDEKYYLNKYPDVKYCLETPAYHYVSRGYKEGKNPSSYFDNNYYLYKYDNLDNPTINPLYHYITVGQDKNNTCKYFLRDIDKQNYKELIDEDVLSKEYTIYGTDAPSVSILILNRNGEDYLTKLLNSLIEFTDYPNYEIIIIDNDSVDNSLKIIDKYTEVLPIRIHKNQLNKSYSEAYNEVVKQAKGDYLVFMDNDIELLDGWLNHLMDVGLKDDAGAVGARLVYPDTTASNYNADKSYKIQHEGIKFKEYKGLIIPYNYRNGRPYIYGDDVIRQVVAVTGSLMLLKKDIFNEVGGFDEEFNFGLESVDLCLRLNEEGYHNYYTSRAVAYHYEFASIEKTINGLLINRDSRNKKYYAHKWNNFLKKQLLQDKLDKKLFYSENELKITFIVSQRGEHIVEGDYFIANGLSNQLEKLGYKVEFLSRKQDKDNWYNIDSDVLISCIEDYDINKIKTNNNLLINIAWILDSFETWTKQEFFESFDIILSSNSQGIHHIMENTGYSPILFPEATNTDLYNDEVEPAEEYFCDYCFAGSSEKHEENITSVIYPEDLPYEFNIYGVGWGYSKLSEYYKGFVKHDLMPRVYASTKIVIDDTSEQGNIPSQVNNRVFDAIACGRLVVSNCKHGLKELFGDKVPTFNSKESLEQLIIEYLNNPDKRRAKVSELRSIVLSNHTYKQRAKELMDILRNFIVSDKVMIKIPAPSNWEKMGWGDYHFAVQLQKEFNKQGYISKIQFYNDWDKYKDAVYDIVLVLRGLYEYKPKPIHYNIMWNLSHPDMVSFGEFNSYNQVYIASYYWADKIKSLVDVDVEGLLQCTNVSRFHREYDEKYDTELLFVGNARFVYRKILHDLLPLKYHLDVYGHQWEGLLDDKYIVDEYIPNEELYKAYSSTKVLLNDHWKDMREKGFISNRIFDGLACGAVIVTDHVKGLEDVFSSDDIIIYDKKEELEDKIEEALHRNPVNPNVVSEHTFTNRVETIIEDYEKKFKK, encoded by the coding sequence ATGTCATATGAAAACGTTAAGGATGAACTGGATAGCATTAAGCTTGAAGAAGCAAAGCAAATTATAATAGAGAATAATCTCTTTGACGAGGAGTATTATAAAAGAAATTATCCAGAGATAGCCGAACAGACAGACAATCTATTGGAATATTATCTACTTGTTGGTTATAAGCAAAGTACTAATCCATCTAAATTCTTTGATAATGATAAATATCTAAATACTCATAAGGGATTACTTGAAAATGAAATTAATCCACTAGTATATCATGTTTTATATGATAAGACATTACAGAATAAAACAATAGTTTCAAAGAGTAAAAAGTTATCTGAAAATATAAAATCAATCAATGAATTAAACAGACAATTAACACAGGAAAGTTTTGATATAAACAGGAAAATAAAGTTAATTAATGAAAAAAACAAGATATTAACTGAAAATTTAGTAAACAAAGAACGTACAGGAATAATTTATGAAGATGCAATAGATAATAAACTCCATAAAACCAAGGATGAACTAACAGATGATGATATAAAAACAGCCTTAAAAGTAATCAAGAATAATGATTTATTTGATGAAGAGTATTATAACAATAAATATCCGTGGGTAGCAGAGCAAACTAGTAATTTATTAGAACATTATCTTAAAGAAGGATATAAAAAGGGAATGAATCCATCAGAATCCTTTGATAATGATTATTATCTTTCCTATCCTGATGTTAAAAAAAGTAATATGAATCCATTGATATATTACGCATTATATGATATTTATAAGGGTAGACGAACAACTAATAAGATGACATCGGAGGATATAGAAAGCGCAGTAAGATTAATCAATGAAAATGATTTATTTGATGAGAAGTACTATTATAAGCAATATCCTCAGCTTCAAAAAACCAGTCTTGACCCTCTCGGGCATTATCTTAAAGAAGGATATAAATTAAACTTAAATCCTACAAAGACGTTCAACACATATTATTATAAGCAAAAATATCTAAAAAATGAAGATATAAACCCTTTAATACATTATGCAAACATTGGAATGAAAAATAATTATAATACACATAGGGAATATTCAGATGAAGATATGGAGGATTGTATTAATACAATATATAACTCAAACACTTTTGATGATGAATATTATATGCAACAAAATAGGGACATTAAAGGATCAACAAAAGAACTTATAAAACATTATGTTACAATTGGTGCAGATGAGGGAAAAAATCCAAATGAACATTTTGATACAAGATACTATACAAGTGAATATCCAGAATCATTATGTGATATAAATCCATATTATAACTATTTAACTGTAGGAAAACAAGAAGGACGTTCTCCGATAATAACAAAAGAAATTATAGAGCAAGAAGATAAGATTAAAGAAAAATATGAACATATGGCAGAGGTAATAGAACAATCAGACCTGTTTGATGAAAAATACTACTTAAATAAGTATCCTGATGTAAAATATTGTCTTGAAACACCAGCATATCATTATGTGTCAAGAGGATATAAAGAGGGTAAAAATCCTTCAAGCTACTTTGACAATAACTATTATCTTTATAAATATGATAATTTAGATAATCCTACAATAAATCCATTATATCACTATATAACAGTAGGACAAGATAAAAATAACACATGTAAGTACTTTTTGAGGGATATTGATAAACAAAATTATAAAGAATTAATTGATGAAGATGTTCTATCAAAAGAATATACTATTTACGGTACTGATGCACCAAGCGTATCAATATTAATATTAAATCGTAATGGAGAAGATTACCTAACAAAACTACTAAACTCCCTAATAGAATTCACTGATTACCCAAATTACGAGATAATAATCATAGATAATGACTCAGTAGATAACTCACTAAAAATAATAGACAAATACACAGAAGTATTACCAATAAGAATACATAAGAATCAACTAAACAAGAGTTACTCAGAGGCATACAATGAAGTAGTAAAACAAGCAAAAGGTGATTACCTGGTATTCATGGATAATGACATTGAATTACTAGATGGATGGTTAAATCATCTAATGGATGTGGGATTAAAAGATGATGCAGGAGCAGTAGGAGCGAGACTAGTATACCCGGATACCACAGCATCTAACTATAATGCAGATAAATCCTACAAAATACAACATGAAGGAATAAAGTTCAAAGAATACAAGGGATTAATAATTCCATATAACTATAGAAATGGAAGACCGTATATTTATGGAGATGATGTAATAAGACAAGTGGTGGCAGTTACAGGTTCATTAATGCTACTTAAAAAAGATATATTCAATGAAGTTGGAGGATTTGATGAAGAATTTAATTTTGGACTAGAATCCGTTGATTTATGTCTACGATTAAATGAAGAAGGATACCATAACTATTACACATCAAGAGCAGTAGCATATCACTATGAATTTGCATCAATAGAAAAAACAATCAATGGACTACTAATAAATAGGGATTCTAGAAATAAAAAATACTATGCACATAAATGGAATAATTTCTTAAAAAAACAATTATTACAAGATAAATTAGATAAAAAGCTATTCTATTCAGAAAACGAACTAAAAATAACATTCATAGTTTCACAAAGAGGAGAACATATAGTAGAAGGAGATTACTTCATAGCTAATGGATTATCTAATCAACTAGAAAAATTAGGATACAAAGTAGAATTTTTATCAAGAAAACAAGATAAGGATAACTGGTATAATATAGACTCAGATGTATTAATATCATGCATAGAGGACTATGATATTAATAAAATAAAAACAAATAATAATCTATTGATAAATATAGCATGGATACTGGATAGCTTTGAAACATGGACTAAACAAGAATTCTTTGAATCTTTTGATATAATACTGTCTTCTAACAGTCAAGGAATACATCATATAATGGAAAATACAGGATATAGTCCAATATTATTCCCGGAAGCAACGAACACTGATTTATATAATGATGAAGTAGAACCAGCTGAGGAATATTTCTGTGATTATTGTTTTGCAGGAAGCAGCGAAAAACATGAAGAAAACATAACAAGTGTAATTTATCCAGAAGATTTACCATATGAATTCAATATATATGGTGTGGGATGGGGTTATAGTAAACTTAGTGAATACTATAAAGGATTTGTTAAACATGACCTAATGCCAAGGGTTTATGCTTCAACAAAAATAGTTATAGATGATACTTCAGAACAGGGAAACATACCTTCACAGGTAAATAATAGGGTGTTTGATGCTATAGCATGTGGTAGGTTAGTTGTTAGTAACTGTAAACATGGATTGAAAGAATTATTCGGAGATAAGGTACCAACATTTAATTCAAAAGAATCACTTGAACAGTTAATTATTGAGTACTTGAATAATCCAGATAAAAGAAGAGCAAAAGTATCAGAACTACGTTCAATAGTGTTATCTAATCACACATATAAACAAAGAGCTAAAGAATTAATGGACATATTAAGAAATTTCATTGTTTCTGATAAAGTAATGATTAAAATACCTGCTCCTAGTAACTGGGAAAAGATGGGATGGGGTGATTATCACTTTGCAGTACAATTACAAAAAGAATTTAATAAACAGGGCTATATCTCTAAAATACAGTTTTATAATGATTGGGATAAATATAAAGATGCTGTTTATGACATAGTATTAGTTCTTAGAGGCTTATATGAATATAAACCAAAACCTATACATTATAATATCATGTGGAATTTATCCCATCCTGATATGGTGAGTTTCGGTGAATTTAATTCATATAATCAGGTATACATTGCTTCTTATTACTGGGCTGATAAAATTAAGTCATTAGTTGATGTGGATGTTGAAGGATTATTACAGTGTACAAATGTGTCACGTTTCCATAGGGAATACGATGAGAAATATGATACAGAATTATTATTTGTAGGTAATGCACGTTTTGTTTATAGAAAGATTCTTCATGATTTATTACCATTAAAATATCATTTAGATGTTTACGGTCATCAATGGGAAGGATTATTGGATGATAAGTATATTGTAGATGAATATATACCCAATGAGGAATTATATAAGGCTTATTCATCAACTAAAGTATTACTAAATGATCATTGGAAGGACATGCGGGAAAAAGGATTTATATCTAACAGAATTTTTGATGGATTAGCCTGTGGTGCTGTAATAGTAACAGACCATGTTAAAGGATTAGAAGATGTATTTAGTAGTGATGATATTATAATATATGATAAAAAAGAAGAATTAGAGGATAAAATTGAGGAAGCATTACATAGAAATCCTGTTAATCCAAATGTTGTGAGTGAACATACATTCACAAATCGTGTAGAGACGATTATTGAGGATTATGAGAAAAAATTTAAAAAATAG